The following proteins come from a genomic window of Montipora capricornis isolate CH-2021 chromosome 9, ASM3666992v2, whole genome shotgun sequence:
- the LOC138016100 gene encoding QRFP-like peptide receptor, which yields MENSTVILPRVNNFSISILPDSTVQTPPVGNATDASTPRNSNQTIYQGIFVSLLVFVMLAGFIGNTLVILTIRGKRSLWTPCNMFIMNIAIVDLLVAIILTPLRMTELFVGWPLGNLVCQIVGPMQDVIMCVSAVTHSKIAVERYRVIVTPFKVKLTLYKAKLTIAVSYGVCYILTGIPLALVLKQQENGGLKYCKAKWPSITYRRVYEVYLVMVFICLPLVIQTTSYVMILTRLKREDAQIQLTRSGTVEQRLNQVQKKARLVKMLIILVVVFQVCLIPRGTYILVKEFVSAEFTKQNAQLMKVVSIATIVMYYLKHVFNPLILFAMSAEFRKNCCICRTVCRNKLNVVSSILQHVSRQSDVSSDAKETMVLYDQLRPRVAREDRSENSETNV from the coding sequence ATGGAAAACTCCACCGTAATCTTGCCAAGAGTGAACAACTTCAGTATCTcgattttgccagatagtaccGTTCAGACGCCACCAGTAGGAAATGCAACCGATGCATCCACACCTCGCAACAGCAATCAAACTATATATCAAGGGATTTTTGTCAGTCTCTTGGTATTCGTCATGTTGGCAGGATTTATTGGTAACACCTTGGTCATTTTAACCATAAGGGGAAAGCGGAGTTTATGGACACCATGTAACATGTTTATTATGAACATAGCTATCGTGGATCTTTTAGTCGCTATTATTCTAACTCCGCTTCGAATGACAGAGCTTTTTGTCGGCTGGCCTCTTGGAAATCTTGTTTGCCAGATTGTGGGACCAATGCAAGACGTCATTATGTGTGTTTCTGCTGTAACTCACAGTAAAATTGCTGTTGAGAGATACCGTGTTATAGTAACCCCTTTCAAGGTCAAACTTACATTGTACAAAGCAAAGTTAACCATCGCAGTTAGCTATGGCGTATGTTACATATTAACGGGTATACCGCTGGCCTTAGTTTTAAAGCAGCAGGAAAATGGCGGACTAAAATATTGTAAAGCGAAGTGGCCTTCCATCACTTATCGTCGCGTCTATGAAGTTTATCTGGTCATGGTTTTTATTTGTCTGCCGTTGGTCATACAAACAACTTCATATGTAATGATTTTGACGCGCCTGAAAAGAGAGGACGCACAAATCCAACTTACACGAAGTGGAACAGTGGAGCAGCGTCTGAATCAAGTGCAGAAGAAGGCGAGGTTGGTTAAAATGTTGATTATTCTTGTTGTTGTGTTCCAAGTTTGTTTGATTCCACGAGGAACCTACATACTTGTGAAGGAATTCGTGAGTGCAGAATTTACAAAGCAAAACGCACAATTGATGAAAGTGGTTTCCATCGCCACAATCGTCATGTACTATTTAAAGCACGTCTTCAATCCATTAATACTTTTTGCGATGAGTGCAGAGTTCAGGAAAAATTGTTGTATTTGTCGTACAGTTTGTCGCAACAAATTGAACGTTGTATCAAGTATTTTGCAACATGTTTCGCGCCAATCCGATGTTAGCAGTGATGCGAAAGAAACCATGGTGTTGTATGATCAATTGAGACCAAGAGTGGCGCGCGAAGACCGCTCTGAAAACAGCGAAACTAATGTCTAA
- the LOC138015662 gene encoding QRFP-like peptide receptor → MTTNANTKKEVFANMMVDAIHSLSNSTQMSTDIAPLADGWDKMYVLLNTILFSFIICAGLFGNSIIMATLARWREMRTPCNLLIANICAADLGVCVFAAPLRIVNAFRGWIFGEAMCYVLTPIQDVLMVVSVVTQTVIAFERHRAIAAPLKPKMTRKQVKMWMVLIWLMCYITAGVPMMIFLQNKLFSDGYYHCSPVFTRDAYRIAYQMYLVLVFIVLPLGIQSAAYFDIIRVLRAKGNPGLHSHSGQRETIKGRIRQKRRLVRMLLVLMLTFQVCYLPRGVIMLLQEFTPQALSKRPILVRYVKLVILAMYYLKHVSNPLILWAMSKDFRAGCLSVCTTNETRLSFIQVASRYHLTAPRRGKKSKSRQLVDSPVD, encoded by the coding sequence ATGACAACGAATGCAAATACAAAGAAAGAAGTCTTCGCGAACATGATGGTTGACGCAATTCACTCTCTATCAAATAGCACTCAGATGTCAACCGATATCGCACCGCTGGCAGATGGATGGGATAAAATGTATGTTCTTCTAAATACTATCCTATTCTCGTTTATTATCTGCGCTGGTTTATTTGGCAACAGTATAATTATGGCGACGTTGGCTCGCTGGAGAGAGATGCGAACACCTTGCAATCTGCTGATTGCAAATATCTGCGCTGCAGACTTGGGAGTTTGCGTCTTTGCAGCGCCTTTGAGGATCGTGAACGCATTTCGGGGATGGATCTTCGGCGAAGCGATGTGCTATGTTCTGACACCAATTCAAGATGTGTTAATGGTGGTGTCTGTTGTTACGCAAACCGTGATCGCGTTCGAGAGGCACCGCGCCATTGCCGCACCTTTAAAGCCGAAGATGACTCGAAAACAAGTGAAAATGTGGATGGTGTTAATTTGGCTCATGTGCTACATAACAGCAGGGGTACCGATGATGATTTTTCTCCAGAACAAACTGTTTTCCGATGGGTATTACCACTGTTCTCCAGTTTTCACTAGAGATGCCTATCGAATTGCTTATCAGATGTATCTTGTATTGGTTTTTATCGTCCTTCCTCTCGGCATTCAGAGTGCTGCTTATTTCGATATCATTCGCGTTCTCAGAGCCAAAGGCAACCCAGGTCTCCATTCACACAGCGGACAAAGAGAAACCATCAAAGGCCGTATTCGACAGAAGAGGCGTCTTGTACGAATGCTGTTGGTACTAATGCTGACTTTTCAAGTGTGTTACCTCCCTCGTGGAGTTATTATGTTACTGCAAGAGTTTACACCCCAAGCACTTTCGAAGCGGCCCATACTTGTTCGTTATGTAAAACTGGTAATACTTGCAATGTATTACTTAAAACACGTTAGTAACCCCTTAATATTGTGGGCCATGAGTAAAGACTTTCGCGCGGGTTGTTTGAGTGTTTGTACCACAAATGAAACTCGTTTGTCGTTCATTCAAGTCGCTAGTAGGTATCACTTAACTGCTCCGCGACGAGGcaagaaaagtaaaagcagACAGCTGGTGGACAGCCCCGTGGACTAA